One Microbacterium keratanolyticum DNA window includes the following coding sequences:
- a CDS encoding O-acetylhomoserine aminocarboxypropyltransferase/cysteine synthase family protein translates to MTAAHDSSDCPPLNFATRQVQGGYVSGLPQNSAVPPIYQTAAYEFSSLSEARDLFALRRSGNLYSRNASPTQQVLEDRVTALEGGVSAVAVASGQAAVAVTLLALAGQQGHIVAATQLYGGSVDLLQETFVDFGIDVTFVDQDDLDAWRAAITPRTRAFFAESVANPIAQVLDVRAVADIAHAADIPLVIDNTVGTPYLIRPGEHGADFVVHSATKFLSGHGTSLGGVAIDQGTFDFGRNPERWPQFTAAYARFGELVLWERFGQGFAFAALVKSKYVHDLGPSLSPFNAWQILQGIETLDLRVSRQSASALAVAQRLQQHPAVTAVHHPGLEDNRWHPLAQRYLPRGVPSVFSIDLVSTGDEQADQDQIERVIDALRVVRLIANIGDARSMVAHPASMTHSHLNAEQRAGAGISSTTIRVSIGIEDTGDIIADFENALALVPVPVGSAR, encoded by the coding sequence ATGACCGCCGCGCACGACTCCTCTGACTGTCCGCCTCTGAACTTCGCCACCCGCCAGGTGCAGGGCGGCTACGTCTCAGGGCTTCCGCAGAACAGCGCCGTGCCGCCGATCTACCAGACTGCCGCCTACGAGTTCTCCTCCCTCAGCGAGGCCCGAGACCTGTTCGCGCTGCGCCGCTCAGGCAACCTGTACAGCCGCAACGCCAGCCCCACGCAGCAGGTTCTGGAAGACCGCGTCACCGCCCTTGAGGGTGGCGTCTCGGCAGTGGCTGTCGCCTCCGGTCAGGCCGCCGTCGCCGTCACCCTCCTCGCACTCGCCGGGCAGCAGGGGCACATCGTCGCGGCCACGCAGCTGTACGGCGGATCCGTCGACCTGCTGCAGGAGACCTTCGTCGACTTCGGCATCGACGTCACCTTCGTCGACCAGGACGATCTCGACGCCTGGCGTGCGGCCATCACCCCGCGCACCCGCGCGTTCTTCGCCGAGTCGGTCGCGAACCCGATCGCTCAGGTGCTCGACGTCCGCGCCGTGGCCGACATCGCGCACGCCGCCGACATCCCCCTCGTGATCGACAACACCGTCGGCACCCCGTACCTGATCCGCCCCGGCGAGCACGGCGCGGACTTCGTCGTGCACTCGGCCACGAAGTTCCTGAGCGGCCACGGCACCTCGCTCGGTGGCGTCGCCATCGACCAGGGCACGTTCGATTTCGGCCGCAACCCCGAGCGCTGGCCGCAGTTCACCGCCGCCTACGCCCGCTTCGGCGAACTCGTCCTCTGGGAGCGTTTCGGTCAGGGTTTCGCCTTCGCCGCGCTGGTGAAGTCGAAGTACGTGCACGACCTCGGGCCCTCTCTGTCTCCGTTCAACGCGTGGCAGATCCTGCAGGGTATCGAGACCCTTGACCTGCGGGTCTCTCGGCAGAGCGCATCGGCGCTCGCGGTCGCACAGCGGCTGCAGCAGCATCCGGCCGTCACTGCCGTGCACCACCCCGGCCTGGAAGACAACCGCTGGCACCCGCTCGCGCAGCGCTACCTACCGCGGGGCGTGCCCTCGGTGTTCTCGATCGACCTCGTCTCCACGGGCGATGAGCAGGCCGACCAGGACCAGATCGAGCGCGTGATCGACGCGCTTCGCGTCGTGCGCCTCATCGCCAACATCGGCGACGCCCGCTCGATGGTCGCGCACCCGGCCTCTATGACGCACTCGCATCTGAACGCCGAGCAGCGCGCAGGAGCGGGCATCTCGTCGACCACGATCCGCGTGTCGATCGGCATCGAAGACACGGGCGACATCATCGCCGACTTCGAGAACGCCCTCGCACTGGTGCCGGTTCCCGTCGGATCTGCGAGGTAG
- a CDS encoding UDP-N-acetylmuramoyl-L-alanyl-D-glutamate--2,6-diaminopimelate ligase → MPSASQYPTPRLDARPTEIFRSTLGDVAERLRAEAAEAQPTQTPPHPDAAFTGIAMATDDVRPGDLFVAVQGENAHGARFAEKARQGGASAVLTDAAGAALLPADLPALVVGDPRRAVGPASAHLYRDPASALQTVGITGTQGKTTTAFYVAAAMGMQRSGTIGSIGTTVGDDFFPPKLTTPEAPELQALFAVMREQGLGTVAVEASSHALMLGRVEGFTFDVGLFLNLGHDHRDYHPTQADYFAAKAILLTPERSGLGIVDVDSHWGRVMAEQATVPVRTVSAAGNEADWRAEQIELRPDGSAFVVLSPRGERVRFTTQLTGAFNVNNILAAVAGLAEIGQPLESLVEGIAALPSVEGRLQRFDFGQPFTAIVDSAHKPEAINAALRAIRTTSPEGRLIAVLGANGNRDTSKRRMMGRFAAMFADVLVVTDDNPYDDDPAEIRAMIIDGARSSASEIIEIGDRREAMAAAVRMARPEDTVVVLGKGHERYHALAGGDIAWYDPDVLREVIEGL, encoded by the coding sequence ATGCCTTCCGCTTCGCAGTACCCCACTCCGCGCCTCGACGCCCGACCGACCGAGATCTTCCGATCGACCCTCGGCGACGTCGCTGAGCGCCTTCGCGCAGAGGCGGCAGAGGCGCAGCCGACGCAGACTCCCCCGCACCCCGACGCCGCTTTCACCGGTATCGCGATGGCGACCGACGACGTGCGACCTGGCGACCTCTTCGTCGCCGTGCAGGGCGAGAACGCGCACGGCGCACGGTTCGCAGAGAAGGCACGCCAGGGCGGCGCGAGCGCCGTGCTCACGGATGCCGCGGGCGCGGCCCTGCTCCCCGCAGACCTGCCGGCCCTCGTGGTCGGCGATCCGCGACGTGCGGTCGGCCCCGCGTCCGCACACCTGTACCGTGACCCGGCCTCCGCCCTCCAGACGGTCGGCATCACCGGCACGCAGGGCAAGACGACGACGGCGTTCTACGTCGCGGCCGCCATGGGCATGCAGCGCTCCGGCACGATCGGGTCGATCGGCACGACCGTCGGCGACGATTTCTTCCCCCCGAAGCTCACGACCCCCGAAGCCCCGGAGCTTCAGGCGCTCTTCGCCGTCATGCGCGAGCAGGGCCTCGGCACGGTCGCCGTCGAGGCCTCAAGTCACGCACTCATGCTCGGCCGCGTGGAGGGCTTCACCTTCGACGTCGGGCTCTTCCTCAACCTGGGTCACGATCACCGCGACTACCACCCCACGCAGGCCGACTACTTCGCCGCGAAGGCGATCCTGCTGACGCCCGAGCGCTCAGGCCTCGGCATCGTCGACGTCGACTCGCACTGGGGCCGAGTCATGGCCGAGCAGGCCACAGTGCCCGTGCGCACGGTGTCCGCGGCCGGAAACGAGGCCGACTGGCGCGCCGAGCAGATCGAGCTGCGCCCCGACGGATCCGCCTTCGTCGTCCTGTCGCCGCGTGGCGAGCGCGTCCGTTTCACGACCCAGCTCACCGGCGCCTTCAACGTCAACAACATCCTCGCCGCGGTCGCAGGTCTCGCCGAGATCGGCCAGCCCCTCGAATCGCTTGTCGAGGGCATCGCGGCGCTTCCCAGCGTCGAGGGACGCCTCCAGCGTTTCGACTTCGGTCAGCCCTTCACGGCGATCGTCGACTCGGCGCACAAGCCGGAGGCGATCAACGCGGCGCTGCGCGCGATCCGCACCACGTCGCCCGAGGGCCGGCTCATCGCCGTGCTGGGCGCGAACGGCAACCGCGACACCTCCAAGCGACGCATGATGGGGCGCTTCGCCGCGATGTTCGCCGATGTGCTCGTCGTCACGGACGACAACCCCTACGACGACGATCCGGCTGAGATCCGCGCCATGATCATCGACGGCGCTCGCTCATCGGCATCCGAGATCATCGAGATCGGCGACCGCCGCGAGGCGATGGCCGCTGCTGTGCGCATGGCCCGCCCCGAAGACACTGTGGTCGTTCTCGGCAAGGGCCACGAGCGCTATCACGCCCTCGCCGGCGGCGACATCGCCTGGTACGACCCCGATGTCCTGCGCGAGGTCATCGAGGGTCTCTAA
- a CDS encoding Gfo/Idh/MocA family protein gives MTGLRWGILATGGIATAFATDLRTAGHDLVAVGSRTQESADAFAARFGIDPAHAHGSYEDLVADSDVDIIYISTPHPMHVDGARLALTAGKHVLVEKAFTLNQAEAKELQDLGRERGLLVMEAMWTRYLPHIARVHEIIAAGTLGEIRAVTADHTQSLPTDPSHRLNALELGGGALLDLGIYPVSFVWDILGAPTSIRAVGRLGETGADTEVATVMTHAGGAVSTTLSSSRAAGRNTATIIGTEARIEIDRVWYAPTSFTVIATDGTVLETYDAGTAGRGMQMQAAAAERFVADGTLDSDRLPIAESVAIMGCLDEIRTQIGVSYPKE, from the coding sequence ATGACTGGACTTCGCTGGGGCATCCTCGCCACCGGTGGCATCGCCACCGCCTTCGCCACTGATCTGCGCACCGCCGGCCACGACCTCGTGGCGGTCGGCTCCCGGACGCAGGAGTCTGCGGATGCCTTCGCTGCGCGCTTCGGCATCGATCCGGCGCACGCGCACGGCAGCTACGAAGATCTCGTCGCCGACAGCGATGTCGACATCATCTACATCTCGACGCCGCATCCGATGCACGTCGACGGCGCACGCCTTGCGCTCACCGCAGGAAAGCACGTGCTGGTCGAGAAGGCGTTCACGCTCAATCAGGCAGAGGCGAAGGAGCTCCAGGATCTGGGTCGGGAGCGCGGGCTGCTCGTGATGGAGGCGATGTGGACGCGCTACCTGCCGCACATCGCCCGCGTGCATGAGATCATCGCCGCAGGCACCCTGGGCGAGATCCGCGCCGTGACCGCCGATCACACGCAGTCCCTGCCCACCGACCCGTCGCACCGCCTCAATGCACTCGAGCTGGGCGGCGGAGCACTCCTCGATCTCGGCATCTACCCCGTCTCCTTCGTGTGGGACATCCTGGGCGCTCCGACCTCCATCCGTGCGGTGGGCCGTCTCGGCGAAACCGGCGCCGACACCGAGGTCGCCACCGTCATGACCCATGCGGGCGGCGCTGTCTCCACAACGCTGTCCTCGTCACGCGCCGCGGGACGCAACACCGCCACGATCATCGGCACCGAGGCGCGGATCGAGATCGATCGCGTCTGGTATGCCCCGACCTCTTTCACCGTCATCGCGACCGACGGAACCGTGCTCGAGACCTACGACGCGGGAACGGCCGGACGCGGCATGCAGATGCAGGCGGCGGCCGCCGAGCGCTTCGTCGCAGACGGTACCCTCGACAGCGACCGCTTGCCGATCGCCGAAAGCGTCGCCATCATGGGATGCCTCGACGAGATCCGCACACAAATCGGCGTCTCCTATCCGAAGGAATAG
- a CDS encoding sulfurtransferase, with the protein MSFMPLTTPLISVDHLRTMIDANVPLHLLDVRYRLGHTDGHDLYRAGHIPGAVYVDLDTELAGHGEPQEGRHPLPAHDELQAAARRWGISAGDTVIVYDDARMLPASRAWWALHRTGVDVRVLDGGLAAWRDAGGEIETGEVLPEPGDVTLSEPSGDDVISTAEAAQWPAHGVLLDARASERYRGETEPIDPIAGHIPGARNLPIADLLTSDGHFRDADEITEAFEERGVAERTRVAAYCGSGVTAAQLALAGAIIGRDVSVYVGSWSAWSNTPDAKIATGEDS; encoded by the coding sequence ATGAGCTTCATGCCGCTGACGACGCCCCTCATCTCCGTCGACCACCTGCGCACCATGATCGACGCGAACGTTCCCCTGCATCTGTTGGACGTGCGCTATCGTCTGGGGCACACGGATGGGCACGATCTCTACCGTGCCGGGCACATTCCGGGGGCCGTCTACGTCGACCTCGACACCGAGCTCGCCGGACACGGTGAGCCGCAGGAGGGGCGACACCCGCTGCCGGCGCACGACGAGCTGCAGGCCGCAGCGCGCCGGTGGGGAATCTCAGCGGGCGACACGGTCATCGTCTACGACGATGCGCGGATGCTCCCCGCGAGCCGTGCCTGGTGGGCGCTGCACCGCACCGGGGTCGATGTGCGCGTGCTCGACGGCGGTCTCGCCGCCTGGCGCGACGCCGGCGGTGAGATCGAGACCGGCGAGGTGCTGCCTGAGCCGGGTGACGTCACCCTGAGCGAGCCCTCCGGTGACGATGTGATCAGCACCGCCGAGGCCGCGCAGTGGCCGGCCCACGGGGTGCTCCTGGATGCGCGCGCGAGCGAGCGCTATCGCGGCGAGACCGAGCCGATCGACCCGATCGCCGGTCACATCCCCGGGGCCCGCAACCTGCCCATCGCGGACCTTCTGACATCCGATGGCCACTTCCGCGACGCGGACGAGATCACCGAGGCGTTCGAGGAGCGCGGTGTCGCCGAGCGGACACGGGTGGCGGCCTACTGCGGCTCAGGGGTCACCGCTGCCCAGCTGGCACTCGCCGGAGCGATCATCGGACGCGACGTGAGTGTGTACGTCGGATCGTGGAGTGCCTGGTCGAACACGCCGGACGCGAAGATCGCGACGGGTGAGGACTCTTAG
- a CDS encoding NYN domain-containing protein, with the protein MNDSQSARVAVYLDFDNIVISWYDRVHGRNAYGKDRQRIADDPNDAEVAERLSRATIDVGAIIDYASSFGTLVLTRAYADWSSPVNAVYRSQLVARAVDLVQLFPAAAYAKNGADIRLAVDAVEDMFRLPDLTHVVIVAGDSDYVPLAQRCKRLGRYVIGVGVAGSTAKSLAAACDEFEAYDSLPGVERPEPTKAEKAAKAKPQLRAKTRAEKAAASDAPALTDQEQATKTLERALRLGHDKSDADEWLHSSAVKTQIRRMDPSFSEKALGYRSFSDFLKSRDDIAELEETGHERLVRLREV; encoded by the coding sequence ATGAACGATTCGCAGTCTGCTCGCGTCGCGGTGTACCTGGACTTCGACAACATCGTCATCTCCTGGTACGACCGTGTGCACGGCCGCAACGCCTACGGCAAAGACCGTCAGCGGATCGCCGACGACCCGAACGATGCGGAGGTCGCCGAGCGTCTGTCCCGCGCCACGATCGACGTGGGCGCGATCATCGACTACGCCTCGTCGTTCGGCACGCTCGTGCTGACCCGCGCCTACGCCGACTGGTCCTCACCGGTGAACGCCGTCTACCGGTCGCAGCTCGTGGCCCGTGCGGTCGATCTGGTGCAGCTGTTCCCGGCCGCCGCGTACGCGAAGAACGGCGCCGACATCCGCCTCGCCGTCGACGCGGTCGAGGACATGTTCCGGCTTCCCGATCTGACGCATGTCGTGATCGTCGCGGGCGACTCCGACTACGTGCCGCTCGCCCAGCGCTGCAAGCGCCTCGGCCGCTACGTCATCGGGGTCGGGGTGGCCGGTTCCACGGCGAAGTCTCTGGCAGCCGCATGCGACGAGTTCGAAGCCTACGACTCACTCCCGGGCGTCGAGCGCCCGGAACCCACGAAGGCCGAGAAAGCAGCCAAGGCCAAGCCGCAGTTACGTGCCAAGACCAGGGCTGAGAAGGCTGCGGCGTCGGATGCGCCGGCGCTGACAGACCAGGAGCAGGCGACGAAGACGCTGGAGCGCGCTCTGCGCCTCGGCCACGACAAGAGCGACGCCGACGAATGGTTGCACAGCTCCGCAGTGAAGACGCAGATCCGCCGCATGGACCCGTCATTCAGCGAGAAGGCACTCGGCTACCGCTCCTTCT
- a CDS encoding quinone oxidoreductase family protein yields MAHAIVFTHVGPPEVLRLVEIPDPTAGPGEVVVQLTAVGVNPRDVKVRSGVRPLPPSDEPHRLGLDAAGIITAVGEGVTGFAVGDRVAVRDTFGSYASALAVGVRDVALLPAGVSDALGASLGIPAGTAYQVLRSLNVQPDDVLLVHAGSGAVGQALIQFAVAEGVTVVATASLARHERLRTLGAIPVTYGEGLEQRLRDAAPAPFTVAVDAAGTDEAIAASLALVPDRERIATIVRGPDAADFGIRAFSGGSPHPLTDEEEQLRADALPRALALIADGRFSVELGPELPLADAAEAHRLVEANTPGKIILRP; encoded by the coding sequence ATGGCTCACGCAATCGTCTTCACGCATGTCGGCCCGCCGGAGGTTCTGCGTCTGGTCGAGATCCCCGATCCCACCGCAGGTCCTGGCGAGGTCGTCGTGCAGCTGACCGCTGTGGGGGTCAACCCGCGCGACGTGAAGGTGCGCAGCGGCGTGCGGCCGCTGCCGCCCAGCGATGAGCCGCACCGTCTCGGACTCGACGCCGCGGGCATCATCACCGCGGTCGGCGAGGGGGTGACCGGCTTCGCCGTCGGCGACCGGGTCGCCGTGCGCGACACCTTCGGCAGCTACGCGAGCGCACTCGCGGTCGGCGTTCGCGACGTGGCGCTGCTGCCCGCCGGCGTGAGCGACGCACTGGGGGCCTCGCTCGGCATCCCCGCAGGTACGGCCTACCAGGTGCTGCGCTCGCTGAACGTGCAGCCCGATGATGTGCTCCTCGTGCACGCTGGCTCCGGCGCCGTAGGACAGGCGCTCATCCAGTTCGCCGTGGCAGAAGGGGTGACCGTCGTCGCGACGGCGAGCCTCGCGCGCCACGAGCGCTTGCGCACGCTGGGCGCGATCCCCGTCACCTACGGCGAGGGCCTGGAACAGCGGCTGCGCGACGCCGCCCCCGCTCCGTTCACGGTCGCTGTCGACGCGGCGGGTACGGATGAGGCGATTGCCGCCTCCCTCGCGCTGGTCCCCGACCGCGAGCGCATCGCCACGATCGTGCGCGGTCCGGACGCGGCCGACTTCGGCATCCGCGCATTCAGCGGCGGCAGCCCGCACCCGCTGACGGACGAAGAGGAGCAGCTGCGCGCTGACGCCCTCCCGCGTGCGCTCGCGCTGATCGCCGACGGCAGGTTCTCGGTCGAGCTCGGCCCCGAGCTGCCGCTCGCGGATGCCGCCGAGGCGCACCGTCTGGTCGAGGCGAACACGCCGGGCAAGATCATTCTGCGTCCCTGA
- the hrpA gene encoding ATP-dependent RNA helicase HrpA produces the protein MSSALPVITYPPELPVSAAREEIADAIRDHQVVIVAGATGSGKTTQLPKICLELGREKIAHTQPRRLAARTIAERVAEELNVELGGLVGYKVRFTDQVSDSTAIALMTDGILLNEIHRDRLLRRYDTIIIDEAHERSLNVDFLLGYLARILPERPDLKVIITSATIDPESFAKHFAAADGTPAPIIEVSGRTYPVEIRYRPLVDDEDEDAAADPADEVSAVVTALRELDREERGDVLVFFPGEAEIKDAADAIRGAYAKDASPTEVLPLYGRLSSAEQHRVFETSRVAGIRRRVILATNVAETSLTVPGIRYVIDTGTARISRYSTRSKVQRLPIEAISQASANQRSGRAGRTSPGIAIRLYSEEDFEKRPEFTEPEILRTSLASVTLQMLSLGFGDLAAFPFLTPPDSRGVKAAFDLLTEIGAVDGTRLTRIGRDIARMPIDPRFARMLIEAGRPSTPGGTIVTRDVLAIVAGLTIQDVRERPEERREDADRQHARFTDPTSDFLSLLALWNYLREKQRELGSSAFRRLCRAEYLNYVRVREWFDVHRQLRSLLSGAKLQAPHATGEPDPDAIHRALLAGLLSQIGLLDERETKAGAKVTNAQRRAAEYRGARGIRFSIFPGSALRKKAPRAVIAAEIVETSRTFARTVAQIDPAWAEPLAGDLAKRQISEPHWSKDAGAAVAYEKVTLFGLEIIPRRRVQFARIDRAASREMFLRHALVEGEWDPSRIDKRVSAFWRSNTELRRRLEKLEERERRRDILAGDEAVFRFYDERVPAEVFDVRSFEKWWREALERTPKLLVMREDDLIDRDDRADQNDFPTRWTQGDQVLGLAYRFEPGAPDDGVSVVIPLPLLQQIQDTGFDWQVPGLRAELITGLLRALPKAIRRHVVPAADWADKFGAELTGSGPESHGGIPERSLREALARLIQPLANQKVSASDFDMERVPGHLQMNFRAVDERGRIAGSHRELARLQEELSDRSRASVARSIARPEKPGRGPAPAERVAAASARGPIEQDGLTSWTFGDLPEVLDTKVAGGIVRGYPAVVDQGKTVAVRVEATAEAAASATRDGILRLLLLAIPSPATYVQGHLTSAEKLALAASPYPSAAALIEDCRAAVIRGIVESEVPSGVIRTEAEFMRIRDIVSAGLVDQLFATVSLVARVLTTVRDVERGIKSQNSLSLLGPLNDIRTQLAGLIHPGFVSATGVARLAHLPRYLEGMKDRLKSLADAPGKDRSRMSEFERMAQVFADAGGTIPLPPDAPPALVEVRWLLEEYRVSLFAQRLGTAQPVSPQRIQKVLAGR, from the coding sequence ATGTCTTCCGCCCTGCCTGTGATCACGTATCCGCCCGAGCTGCCCGTCAGCGCGGCGCGGGAGGAGATCGCCGACGCCATCCGCGACCACCAGGTCGTGATCGTCGCAGGCGCCACAGGCTCGGGCAAGACGACGCAGCTGCCGAAGATCTGCCTCGAACTCGGTCGAGAGAAGATCGCACACACGCAGCCGCGCCGGCTCGCCGCACGCACGATCGCCGAGCGCGTCGCAGAAGAGCTGAACGTCGAGCTCGGCGGGCTCGTCGGCTACAAGGTGCGCTTCACCGATCAGGTGTCGGATTCCACGGCGATCGCCCTGATGACCGATGGCATCCTCCTCAACGAGATCCACCGCGATCGTCTGCTGCGCCGCTACGACACGATCATCATCGACGAGGCGCACGAGCGCTCGCTCAATGTCGACTTCCTGCTCGGCTATCTGGCCCGCATCCTTCCGGAACGCCCGGATCTCAAAGTCATCATCACCTCGGCCACGATCGACCCGGAGAGCTTCGCGAAGCACTTCGCGGCGGCAGACGGCACCCCGGCGCCGATCATCGAGGTCTCCGGCCGCACCTACCCGGTCGAGATCCGCTATCGCCCGCTGGTCGATGACGAAGACGAGGATGCCGCCGCCGACCCCGCCGACGAGGTCTCGGCCGTCGTCACGGCGCTGCGCGAACTCGATCGAGAAGAGCGCGGCGATGTCCTGGTGTTCTTCCCCGGCGAGGCCGAGATCAAAGACGCCGCCGACGCGATCCGCGGCGCATACGCGAAGGACGCCTCCCCCACCGAGGTGCTTCCGCTCTACGGTCGTCTCTCCTCCGCCGAGCAGCATCGCGTCTTCGAGACCAGTCGCGTCGCCGGCATCCGCCGTCGGGTGATCCTCGCAACGAACGTCGCCGAGACGAGCCTCACGGTTCCCGGCATCCGCTACGTCATCGACACCGGAACCGCCCGCATCTCGCGCTACAGCACGCGCTCGAAGGTGCAGCGCCTGCCGATCGAAGCCATCTCGCAGGCATCGGCGAACCAGCGCTCCGGGCGCGCGGGCCGCACGAGCCCCGGCATCGCGATCCGCCTCTACAGCGAGGAGGACTTCGAGAAGCGTCCGGAGTTCACCGAGCCGGAGATCCTTCGCACGTCGCTCGCATCCGTGACGCTGCAGATGCTGTCTCTCGGCTTCGGCGATCTCGCTGCCTTCCCGTTCCTCACCCCGCCGGATTCTCGCGGCGTGAAGGCGGCGTTCGACCTGCTGACCGAGATCGGCGCCGTCGACGGCACCCGACTCACGCGCATCGGCCGCGACATCGCCCGCATGCCGATCGATCCGCGCTTCGCCCGCATGCTCATCGAAGCGGGCCGCCCATCGACACCCGGCGGCACGATCGTGACGCGCGACGTGCTCGCGATCGTCGCGGGCCTCACGATCCAGGATGTGCGCGAACGCCCCGAGGAGCGCCGCGAGGATGCCGACCGGCAGCACGCGCGCTTCACCGACCCGACGAGCGACTTCCTCTCGCTGCTCGCCCTGTGGAACTACCTGCGCGAGAAACAGCGCGAGCTCGGCTCCAGCGCCTTCCGCCGACTCTGCCGCGCCGAGTACCTCAATTACGTGCGTGTGCGCGAGTGGTTCGACGTGCACCGCCAGCTGCGCTCGCTGCTGTCGGGCGCCAAGCTGCAGGCTCCGCATGCTACCGGCGAGCCCGATCCCGACGCAATTCACCGCGCGCTCCTCGCCGGCCTCCTCTCGCAGATCGGCCTCCTCGACGAGCGCGAGACCAAGGCGGGCGCGAAGGTCACGAACGCCCAGCGCCGCGCCGCCGAGTACCGCGGCGCCCGGGGCATCCGGTTCTCGATCTTCCCCGGGTCCGCCCTGCGCAAGAAGGCCCCGCGCGCGGTGATCGCCGCAGAGATCGTCGAGACCTCACGCACCTTCGCCCGCACGGTGGCGCAAATCGACCCGGCCTGGGCAGAGCCGCTCGCGGGCGATCTCGCCAAGCGTCAGATCTCGGAGCCACACTGGTCGAAGGATGCCGGTGCCGCGGTCGCCTACGAGAAGGTGACGCTCTTCGGGCTGGAGATCATCCCCCGTCGCCGGGTGCAGTTCGCGCGGATCGACCGCGCGGCATCCCGCGAGATGTTCCTGCGCCACGCACTCGTCGAAGGCGAATGGGATCCGAGCCGCATCGACAAGCGCGTCTCAGCCTTCTGGCGCAGCAACACCGAGCTGCGTCGGCGCCTCGAGAAGCTCGAAGAGCGCGAGCGACGCCGCGACATCCTCGCCGGGGATGAGGCAGTGTTCCGCTTCTACGACGAGCGCGTCCCCGCAGAGGTGTTCGACGTGCGCTCCTTCGAGAAGTGGTGGCGCGAGGCGCTGGAGCGCACGCCCAAGCTCCTCGTGATGCGCGAGGACGACCTGATCGACCGCGATGACCGCGCCGACCAGAACGACTTCCCCACGCGCTGGACGCAGGGCGACCAGGTTCTCGGCCTCGCCTATCGCTTCGAGCCCGGCGCGCCGGATGACGGCGTGAGCGTCGTGATTCCGCTTCCGCTGCTGCAGCAGATCCAGGACACCGGCTTCGACTGGCAGGTGCCTGGGCTGCGTGCGGAACTCATCACGGGGCTTCTGCGCGCCCTGCCCAAGGCCATCCGCCGACACGTCGTGCCCGCCGCGGACTGGGCGGACAAGTTCGGCGCAGAGCTCACCGGCAGCGGACCGGAGTCTCATGGCGGGATCCCTGAGCGCTCACTGCGCGAGGCGCTCGCCCGTCTCATCCAGCCGCTCGCGAATCAGAAGGTCTCCGCGTCCGACTTCGATATGGAGCGCGTCCCCGGCCATCTGCAGATGAACTTCCGCGCGGTCGACGAGCGCGGGCGCATCGCGGGATCGCACCGTGAGCTCGCCAGGCTCCAGGAAGAACTCTCCGACCGCTCACGCGCCTCGGTGGCCCGCTCCATCGCCCGCCCCGAAAAGCCCGGGCGCGGGCCCGCACCCGCCGAGCGCGTCGCCGCCGCATCCGCACGCGGACCGATCGAACAGGACGGCCTGACGAGCTGGACCTTCGGCGACCTTCCCGAGGTGCTCGACACGAAGGTCGCCGGCGGTATCGTCCGCGGGTACCCCGCCGTGGTCGACCAGGGCAAGACCGTTGCCGTGCGCGTGGAGGCGACGGCGGAGGCCGCAGCATCCGCCACCCGCGACGGCATCCTGCGGCTGCTCCTGCTCGCGATCCCTTCGCCCGCCACCTACGTCCAGGGGCACCTGACCTCGGCAGAGAAGCTCGCCCTGGCCGCCTCCCCCTACCCGTCGGCAGCGGCGCTCATCGAGGACTGCCGTGCCGCTGTGATCCGCGGCATCGTCGAGAGCGAGGTGCCGAGCGGCGTCATCCGCACCGAGGCCGAGTTCATGCGCATCCGCGACATCGTCTCGGCGGGGCTCGTGGATCAGCTCTTCGCGACCGTCTCCCTCGTGGCACGCGTGCTCACGACCGTGCGCGATGTCGAGCGCGGCATCAAATCGCAGAACTCGCTGTCATTGCTCGGTCCCCTGAATGACATCCGCACACAGCTCGCAGGGCTGATTCATCCCGGATTCGTCTCGGCGACGGGGGTCGCGCGACTCGCCCATCTGCCCCGCTACCTGGAGGGCATGAAGGATCGGCTCAAGAGCCTCGCCGATGCCCCCGGCAAGGACCGCAGTCGCATGAGCGAGTTCGAGCGCATGGCGCAGGTGTTCGCCGACGCCGGCGGAACGATTCCGCTCCCGCCGGATGCTCCGCCCGCGCTCGTCGAGGTGCGGTGGCTGCTGGAGGAGTACCGCGTGAGCCTGTTCGCCCAGCGTCTCGGCACCGCGCAGCCAGTGTCGCCACAGCGCATCCAGAAGGTGCTGGCCGGCCGCTGA